A genomic window from Polaribacter gangjinensis includes:
- a CDS encoding DUF3987 domain-containing protein, translated as MTKIFNPKDWLAVPEQKEVPKKLINNKPTTVVANDIETYINALEQSGIDITDTYEKWRDIGFAISEEYGEAGRDYYHRISRNYSGYDHKECDEQYNKCLQAKGHGISIATLYHHLHQVGIKPKQQQQVVEMLQQPEEIKQPLPTIPTTVYDNIPTFLQQVVQPSSSNEERDILLLGALTAFSACFTKLFGVYDQRKVFSNLYLFVTAPASAGKGRLNQIKNLVNPVHKQKREQSKTLKQQHQVEMATYNINKGKSETMEKPSKPPERMLFIPANNSVTGVYQLISDNEGRGLIFETEGDTLAQAFKSDYGNYSDGFRKAFHHETISYYRRTDREYVDIERPCLSTVLSGTPKQIQALVPSAENGLFSRFMFYYMNIKPTWKNVFQTDTTNGLDEYYDQLGKEFFGLYKTLKNNPDIEVRLTTEQQQKFNVFFEKLQTKYLNLQPDDYIATVRRLGLIAFRIIMLFSVFRIMEDGDVNQVRYCEDIDFENTLEMISVLVKHSSKVFNDLPIEQKEVKRANRKERFLEALPYQFSRQDYLNIADKNKIPHKTAEGYITKFVDAGLIHREAHNNYTNPTKAQ; from the coding sequence ATGACAAAGATATTCAACCCGAAAGATTGGTTAGCTGTTCCAGAGCAAAAAGAAGTACCTAAAAAACTAATCAACAACAAACCGACAACGGTTGTTGCAAATGATATTGAAACATATATCAACGCTTTAGAACAATCAGGTATCGATATTACTGATACTTATGAAAAGTGGCGTGATATTGGTTTTGCTATTTCAGAGGAATACGGTGAAGCTGGACGTGATTACTACCATAGAATTAGCAGAAATTATTCAGGTTACGACCATAAAGAATGCGACGAACAGTATAATAAATGCTTACAAGCAAAAGGACACGGTATAAGCATAGCAACCTTATACCACCATTTGCATCAAGTCGGTATTAAACCAAAACAGCAACAACAAGTTGTTGAAATGTTGCAGCAACCAGAGGAAATTAAACAACCATTGCCAACAATACCTACAACAGTTTACGACAATATTCCAACATTTTTGCAACAAGTGGTACAACCATCAAGCAGTAATGAGGAACGAGATATTTTGTTGTTGGGAGCATTAACAGCGTTTAGTGCTTGTTTTACTAAATTGTTTGGCGTGTACGACCAACGTAAAGTGTTTAGCAACTTGTATTTATTTGTTACTGCACCAGCTTCAGCAGGTAAAGGAAGATTAAACCAAATTAAAAATTTGGTAAATCCTGTTCACAAACAAAAACGCGAACAATCCAAAACCCTAAAACAACAGCATCAGGTTGAAATGGCTACTTATAATATAAATAAGGGCAAAAGTGAAACTATGGAAAAACCAAGTAAACCACCTGAAAGAATGTTGTTTATTCCAGCTAACAATAGTGTGACAGGTGTATATCAATTAATATCTGATAATGAAGGTAGAGGGTTAATTTTTGAAACAGAAGGAGATACATTGGCACAAGCTTTTAAAAGTGATTACGGTAATTATTCCGATGGATTTCGTAAAGCATTTCATCACGAAACCATTAGTTACTATCGTAGAACCGATAGAGAGTATGTAGATATTGAAAGACCTTGTTTGTCAACTGTGTTATCTGGTACACCAAAACAAATTCAAGCATTGGTTCCAAGTGCTGAAAATGGGTTGTTTAGTCGATTTATGTTTTATTATATGAACATCAAACCTACTTGGAAGAACGTTTTTCAAACGGATACAACCAATGGTTTAGATGAATATTACGACCAATTAGGAAAAGAATTTTTTGGGTTATACAAAACCCTAAAAAACAATCCTGATATTGAAGTTAGGCTAACAACAGAGCAACAACAAAAGTTTAATGTGTTTTTTGAGAAGCTTCAAACCAAATACCTCAATCTTCAACCTGATGACTATATAGCAACCGTTAGACGTTTGGGGTTAATAGCATTCAGAATTATAATGTTGTTTTCTGTATTTCGCATTATGGAAGATGGTGATGTAAACCAAGTACGATATTGTGAGGATATAGATTTTGAAAACACATTGGAAATGATAAGCGTATTAGTAAAGCACAGTAGTAAGGTGTTTAACGATTTACCTATCGAACAAAAAGAAGTAAAAAGAGCCAATCGTAAAGAGCGTTTTTTAGAAGCACTACCTTATCAATTTTCAAGACAAGATTACCTAAATATAGCCGACAAAAACAAGATTCCTCATAAAACAGCAGAAGGCTATATTACTAAATTTGTTGATGCTGGTTTAATACATAGGGAAGCACATAACAATTATACAAATCCCACAAAAGCACAATAA
- the aroC gene encoding chorismate synthase, which translates to MSFNSFGNLLKVTTFGESHGTAIGGIIDGFPAGLEVDFEAIQEELDRRKPGQSKIVTQRKEPDTVEFLSGIFEGKTTGTSIGFIIKNTNQKSHDYNHNTNVYRPSHADFTYDKKFGIRDHKGGGRSSARETANWVVAGALAKQLISSIKINAFTSSVGDIFMEKPYQEVDFSKIESNIVRCPDEASAEKMIEKIKEIRKAGDTIGGTITCVAQNMPVGLGEPIFNKLHAELGKAMLSINAVKGFEFGSGFCGARMKGSEHNDIFNADGTTKTNLSGGIQGGISNGMDIYFRVAFKPVATIMTNQQTINSEGEETEITGKGRHDPCVVPRAVPIIEALTALVLADFWLINKSRKL; encoded by the coding sequence ATGTCATTTAATTCTTTTGGAAATTTATTAAAAGTAACAACATTTGGTGAATCTCATGGTACTGCTATTGGCGGAATTATTGATGGTTTTCCTGCTGGTTTAGAAGTTGATTTTGAGGCGATTCAAGAAGAATTAGACAGACGTAAACCTGGGCAATCTAAAATCGTTACTCAGCGTAAAGAACCTGATACTGTTGAGTTTTTATCAGGTATATTTGAAGGAAAAACTACTGGTACTTCTATTGGTTTTATCATCAAAAATACCAATCAAAAAAGTCACGACTACAATCATAACACCAACGTTTACAGACCTTCACATGCTGATTTTACGTATGATAAAAAATTCGGGATTCGCGATCACAAAGGTGGAGGTAGGAGTTCTGCTCGTGAAACTGCCAACTGGGTAGTTGCTGGTGCTTTGGCAAAACAATTAATTTCATCCATCAAAATAAATGCTTTCACCTCTTCTGTGGGAGATATTTTTATGGAAAAACCGTATCAAGAAGTCGATTTTTCAAAAATAGAATCGAATATTGTACGCTGTCCTGATGAAGCTTCTGCTGAAAAAATGATTGAAAAAATCAAAGAAATTAGAAAAGCAGGTGATACTATTGGAGGTACCATAACTTGTGTTGCACAAAACATGCCTGTTGGTTTGGGTGAACCTATTTTTAATAAATTACATGCTGAGTTAGGAAAAGCGATGCTTTCTATAAACGCCGTAAAAGGTTTTGAATTTGGGAGTGGATTTTGTGGTGCTAGAATGAAAGGTTCTGAACACAATGATATTTTTAATGCTGATGGCACAACAAAAACCAACTTATCTGGAGGAATTCAAGGGGGAATTAGCAATGGAATGGACATCTATTTTAGAGTGGCTTTTAAACCAGTTGCTACCATTATGACCAATCAACAAACTATCAATTCTGAAGGTGAAGAAACTGAAATTACCGGAAAAGGACGTCATGATCCTTGTGTTGTTCCTAGAGCTGTTCCTATTATTGAAGCTTTAACTGCTTTAGTTTTAGCCGATTTTTGGTTGATTAATAAAAGTAGGAAACTATAA
- a CDS encoding DUF6617 family protein has protein sequence MKGSIFSSLVSITNGLHRDNRQEKDFKYLLSDYKLNQKANNAVFKVTFKKPLNAKKEYYQKLIFNETENAVASFAKEFPKNATTPENKYSYTILLNKFDKYLNDISTYINKRGITADLNNDDNYIINYLKVSVIRLYAELQEQCGQFSENTKFSISEIAEKYFNDETFDVSLIEKNTTKKVATKKTSKSKATPKTSFGYKSNDTSTLLTVLKQVNLKIDLLDNRTTVEQLHQLLLAKDFANTESQIYLQCETTQFSYLVTKLKPFFNGFNPTSIERSGKFVTKTGTLLKANNLHKNKVHNPKEKEEIDKIIQQLQ, from the coding sequence ATGAAAGGAAGTATATTTTCAAGTTTGGTTTCTATAACCAATGGCTTACATAGAGATAATAGACAGGAAAAGGATTTTAAATACTTATTGTCTGATTATAAATTGAACCAAAAAGCTAATAACGCAGTTTTTAAAGTAACCTTTAAAAAGCCTTTAAATGCCAAAAAAGAATATTATCAAAAGCTAATATTTAATGAAACAGAAAATGCAGTAGCATCATTTGCGAAGGAATTTCCGAAAAATGCAACTACACCAGAAAATAAATACAGCTATACCATTCTACTTAATAAATTTGATAAGTACTTAAATGACATTTCAACTTATATCAATAAAAGAGGAATAACAGCAGATTTAAATAATGATGACAATTATATTATAAACTACTTAAAAGTATCTGTAATAAGGTTGTATGCTGAACTACAAGAGCAATGCGGACAGTTTTCGGAAAATACAAAATTCTCTATTTCTGAAATTGCAGAAAAATACTTTAATGATGAAACTTTTGATGTTAGCTTAATAGAAAAGAACACCACTAAAAAAGTTGCTACCAAAAAAACATCAAAATCTAAAGCAACACCCAAGACTTCTTTTGGATATAAAAGTAATGACACTTCAACTTTGCTAACTGTACTTAAACAAGTAAATCTAAAAATCGATTTGTTAGATAACCGCACAACTGTTGAACAGTTGCACCAATTGTTATTAGCAAAAGATTTTGCAAATACAGAATCGCAAATTTATCTTCAATGTGAAACTACACAGTTTAGTTACCTTGTAACAAAACTTAAACCATTTTTTAATGGTTTCAATCCTACCTCAATAGAACGTTCTGGAAAATTTGTTACTAAAACAGGTACGCTATTAAAGGCGAATAATCTTCACAAAAACAAAGTTCACAACCCAAAAGAAAAGGAAGAAATAGATAAAATCATCCAACAACTGCAATAA
- a CDS encoding helix-turn-helix domain-containing protein, with the protein MTEIIDLLLALSQEIKDLKARIELIKATRAERLKDTWIDNQDVMQTLHISQRTLQTFRSNGTIPYSKIQGKFYYKVSDIEELLQSNYYNPNFKCDGNK; encoded by the coding sequence ATGACTGAAATCATCGATTTACTCTTGGCACTCTCACAAGAGATTAAGGATTTAAAAGCACGTATCGAATTAATAAAAGCTACGAGAGCAGAACGCTTAAAAGATACGTGGATTGACAATCAGGACGTAATGCAAACGCTACATATTAGCCAACGCACATTGCAAACATTCCGTTCAAATGGCACGATTCCATATAGTAAGATACAAGGAAAGTTTTATTACAAAGTATCTGACATAGAGGAACTATTACAAAGCAATTATTATAACCCAAATTTTAAATGCGATGGAAATAAGTAA
- a CDS encoding BT4734/BF3469 family protein, with the protein MEISKESILKKTHYGLNIYAYVLRQYYPKTTVLSLKGRDCGLTRNPFNGGKSTLQINVVENKAMHYDTELTDFKGDVFDFASYHFKIINEEDLLLKINEELHLNFEVKKEDELSWLDEPDDTWYAYSSFYKSPIRNVFPTEKVRLHQVFERITSDKYKSITEQFRAIKDPKEARKFKANHFDYVTFSGVFSKRNDDSLIEHSSLLTIDFDHLENLEELKQQLLNDEYFETEMLFTSPSGEGLKWIIRIDVSKVSHNEYFIAVANYIKHTYNIEVDQSGKDISRACFLSHDPLAYLHKRHQKI; encoded by the coding sequence ATGGAAATAAGTAAAGAAAGCATTTTAAAGAAAACGCATTACGGGTTAAATATTTATGCTTATGTATTAAGGCAGTATTATCCTAAAACAACAGTCCTTTCCTTAAAAGGAAGGGACTGCGGGTTAACCCGTAACCCTTTTAACGGTGGTAAATCAACATTACAAATTAATGTTGTTGAAAATAAGGCAATGCATTACGATACTGAATTAACCGATTTTAAAGGCGATGTATTCGATTTTGCATCCTATCATTTTAAAATCATTAATGAAGAAGATTTGTTACTTAAAATTAATGAGGAACTGCATCTAAATTTTGAAGTTAAAAAAGAAGATGAATTATCCTGGTTAGATGAACCCGATGATACTTGGTATGCTTACAGCAGTTTTTATAAATCACCAATTAGAAATGTTTTTCCAACTGAAAAAGTAAGATTACATCAAGTGTTTGAGCGTATTACAAGCGATAAGTATAAAAGTATCACAGAGCAATTTAGAGCGATTAAAGACCCTAAAGAAGCACGGAAATTTAAAGCAAATCATTTTGATTATGTAACATTTTCAGGTGTGTTTTCTAAACGAAATGATGATAGCTTAATTGAGCATTCATCATTATTGACAATCGATTTTGACCATTTAGAAAATCTTGAAGAACTAAAACAACAATTATTAAACGATGAATATTTCGAAACCGAAATGTTGTTTACATCACCTTCTGGAGAAGGTTTAAAATGGATAATTAGAATCGATGTATCTAAAGTGTCACACAACGAATATTTTATTGCGGTGGCCAATTACATAAAACATACATATAACATAGAGGTTGACCAATCGGGTAAAGACATTTCCAGAGCGTGTTTTTTATCCCACGATCCATTGGCATACCTACATAAAAGACATCAAAAGATATGA
- a CDS encoding site-specific integrase produces the protein MKTKITLHFYAKSTKANANGLLPIYVRLTVDGKRLEFSTKKFVEKSKWSNELSKMKGTTEEARSINSYLDLMKSKVLDAQMELIHRNQTLSIENFKSKLLGTEERQRMLVPIFKDHNNKIKELVGKEYAPGTLERYTTSLKHTIEFMQWKYNVSDIDITKIDHAFITDYEFWLRSVRNCANNTAVKYIKNFNKIIKLCLANDWLDKNPFANYKSKVKEVERVYLTEEEIQSMIGKDFKTERLSLVRDIFLFSCFTGLAYIDVKNLTKSHISYGIDGEKWIFTHRQKTESASKIPILPVTQMIIDKYENHPQCNNEYKLLPILSNQKMNAYLKEIAGVCEIEKELTFHIARHTFATTVTLTNGVPIESVSKMLGHKNLRTTQHYAKVLDREVTYFLLFVNPLLLLTL, from the coding sequence ATGAAAACAAAAATCACTCTTCACTTTTATGCCAAAAGCACAAAAGCCAATGCAAACGGACTACTTCCCATTTATGTAAGATTAACAGTTGATGGAAAACGTTTAGAATTTAGTACCAAAAAATTTGTAGAAAAATCAAAATGGTCTAATGAGTTATCCAAAATGAAAGGTACTACAGAAGAAGCACGTTCAATCAATAGCTACCTTGATTTGATGAAATCAAAAGTATTAGATGCACAAATGGAACTAATTCATCGGAACCAGACTCTATCTATTGAAAACTTCAAAAGCAAACTACTTGGTACTGAAGAAAGACAAAGAATGTTAGTCCCTATCTTCAAAGACCACAACAACAAAATAAAAGAGCTTGTTGGAAAAGAATACGCTCCAGGAACATTAGAACGCTACACTACTTCACTCAAGCATACTATTGAATTCATGCAGTGGAAATACAATGTTTCCGATATCGATATTACAAAAATTGATCATGCTTTTATAACCGATTATGAGTTTTGGCTAAGAAGCGTAAGAAATTGTGCGAATAACACAGCTGTAAAATACATCAAGAACTTCAATAAAATTATCAAGCTATGTTTGGCCAATGACTGGTTAGATAAAAACCCATTTGCTAACTATAAATCAAAAGTCAAGGAAGTTGAAAGAGTTTATCTTACTGAAGAAGAAATTCAATCTATGATAGGAAAAGACTTCAAAACAGAAAGACTATCACTAGTTCGCGATATATTCCTTTTTAGCTGCTTTACTGGTTTGGCTTACATAGATGTCAAAAACTTAACAAAATCACATATAAGCTACGGAATCGATGGCGAGAAATGGATATTCACTCACAGACAGAAAACCGAAAGTGCTTCCAAAATTCCAATCCTACCAGTTACACAAATGATAATAGATAAATACGAAAATCATCCACAATGTAATAACGAGTATAAACTACTACCTATCCTATCGAACCAAAAGATGAATGCGTATTTAAAAGAAATAGCTGGAGTTTGTGAAATTGAAAAAGAATTAACCTTTCATATTGCTCGACATACTTTTGCTACTACGGTAACGCTTACCAATGGCGTTCCAATTGAAAGCGTGAGCAAAATGCTTGGGCATAAAAATTTAAGAACTACACAACATTATGCAAAAGTATTGGATAGGGAAGTAACTTACTTTCTTTTATTTGTTAACCCATTGTTATTGTTGACTTTATAG
- a CDS encoding site-specific integrase, with protein sequence MKVTLRQRKKNNKISLYLDYYHKGKRKTEYLRLYLTPNPKTKTEREVNKKTKQLAETICAQRQIEIQNGIYGFQDIEKLKGSFITYITALAEKKNTSSGNYGNWNSMLKHLKKFCPTDVSFQDIDKSFVERFKEYLDKDAIGRAGKQLSQNSKYSYYGKFSAALKQAVKDGILKVNPANGVEYFKQGEPQREFLTLDELQKAVNTECELPILKNAFIFSALTGLRWSDIEKLIWSEIQHSKEMGYYIRFRQKKTKGVETLPISDQARNLLGEKGNPDDKVFDGLHYSAWSNLKLQQWMMKAGITKTITFHCARHTYATLQLTLGTDIYTVSKLLGHKELRTTQIYAKVIDDKKKEAANRIQLDL encoded by the coding sequence ATGAAAGTAACATTAAGACAACGCAAAAAGAATAATAAGATTAGCCTGTATTTAGATTACTATCATAAAGGTAAACGTAAAACTGAATACTTGCGTTTATACCTTACACCAAATCCTAAAACCAAAACGGAAAGAGAGGTCAACAAGAAAACCAAGCAATTGGCTGAAACTATTTGTGCTCAAAGACAGATTGAAATTCAAAACGGTATTTATGGCTTTCAAGATATTGAAAAGCTAAAAGGCAGTTTTATTACTTACATCACAGCTTTAGCAGAAAAGAAAAATACAAGCTCTGGCAATTATGGTAATTGGAATAGTATGCTAAAACATTTAAAAAAGTTTTGTCCAACAGATGTTAGTTTTCAAGATATAGACAAATCGTTTGTTGAACGTTTCAAAGAGTATTTAGATAAAGATGCAATAGGTAGAGCAGGTAAGCAACTGTCTCAAAATTCAAAATATTCGTATTACGGTAAATTTTCAGCTGCATTAAAACAGGCGGTCAAGGATGGCATATTAAAAGTAAATCCTGCAAATGGTGTAGAGTATTTTAAACAAGGCGAACCTCAACGAGAATTTTTAACGCTTGATGAATTACAAAAGGCAGTTAATACAGAATGTGAACTGCCTATTTTAAAGAATGCTTTTATTTTTTCAGCTTTAACCGGATTACGTTGGTCAGATATTGAAAAACTAATATGGTCAGAAATCCAGCACTCAAAAGAAATGGGATATTATATCCGATTTAGACAAAAGAAAACTAAAGGTGTCGAAACCTTACCAATATCAGACCAAGCAAGAAATCTATTAGGAGAAAAAGGTAATCCAGATGATAAAGTATTTGATGGTTTACATTATAGTGCCTGGTCTAATTTAAAATTACAACAATGGATGATGAAAGCAGGCATTACTAAAACTATTACTTTTCATTGTGCGCGTCATACCTACGCTACCTTACAATTAACTTTGGGTACAGACATATATACTGTATCAAAATTATTAGGTCATAAAGAGTTACGCACTACACAGATATATGCCAAAGTAATTGACGATAAAAAGAAAGAAGCTGCTAACCGTATTCAACTGGATTTATAA
- a CDS encoding helix-turn-helix domain-containing protein, protein MTFGEYIREIREEKQLLLREVASQMNIDTALLSKIERGTRIARKEQVEALAKALKQNKSELLQYWLADKIVFMLKEEKNITEILKIVEQKINRLSKK, encoded by the coding sequence ATGACGTTTGGAGAATACATCAGAGAAATACGAGAAGAAAAGCAATTATTATTAAGAGAAGTTGCTTCTCAAATGAATATTGATACGGCACTTTTAAGTAAAATTGAACGTGGTACTCGTATAGCTCGTAAAGAACAAGTTGAAGCGTTAGCTAAAGCATTAAAGCAAAACAAAAGCGAATTACTTCAATATTGGTTAGCAGATAAAATTGTCTTTATGTTAAAAGAAGAAAAAAACATTACGGAAATCCTCAAAATTGTAGAACAAAAAATTAATAGATTGAGCAAGAAGTAG
- a CDS encoding Piwi domain-containing protein: protein MSQELYFNIITFDLPDKPITFYLSKEKIGNAQKLYKTKFPTNIEDLFPGIKEENPDFIYTSFIYEKEGYLPLKLNLKEQPTDLIKHYYNWRIKKFFKSIKKLVGQNFVNDNQIWIGNRSYQNKSFAQYYKFTVKVQIKEVSEYGELVISYDGMAKVFKKPISEIIKHTSTTNLNKVVYKMRLLKYHKEKEFIDDNTKAFAILNNDLRTAFNIQPEPKDESNKYIGYKHKIDKFIQHFILSEEFKKVIPVNNNDYLPVEINRIGEVTDESNDLVFQNGVGRNPKIDFKNLKPLNPCQLDNVHFFFIHHTSYAKEVEALQKLLEDGTSWYKGLNIYAGVLAHFDNNVNIVFDDLENPLPQIAKGIKDFKSDPNINYVAIYLSPFNKHEPNLEKKLVYYKVKEQLLYKRIISQVIEFDRFRRNQHKFIYDLTNISLALLAKLDGTPWQLNVKPKNELVIGVGAFKNTEENIRYVASAFSFKNNGRFNEFHYFSKSDTKGLAGAISEAIWQYVPTNKTPEKIVIHFYKDMKDEEIQPVLEMMDKLKLPCPLFVLNINKTKSEDIIAFDQNWNGVLIPMSGTYINIGPKGVYKYLLFNNLRYYNTVKYPSNSSYSFPIKLKISSPTPEALNDSKMIRKLIEQVYQFSRLYWKSLRQQNVPITIKYPEMVAEIAPRFNSKEIPPFGQETLWFL, encoded by the coding sequence ATGAGTCAGGAACTTTATTTTAATATCATAACATTTGATTTACCAGACAAACCAATAACTTTTTATTTAAGTAAAGAGAAAATTGGTAATGCTCAAAAGTTGTATAAAACAAAGTTTCCAACCAATATAGAAGATTTGTTTCCTGGTATAAAAGAAGAAAATCCTGATTTTATCTACACATCATTTATTTATGAAAAGGAAGGTTATTTGCCTTTAAAACTCAATCTAAAAGAACAACCAACCGACCTAATAAAGCATTACTATAATTGGCGAATCAAAAAATTCTTTAAAAGCATAAAAAAACTTGTTGGTCAAAACTTTGTGAATGATAATCAAATTTGGATAGGTAATAGATCATATCAAAATAAAAGTTTTGCACAGTATTATAAGTTTACTGTCAAAGTACAAATTAAAGAAGTTAGTGAATATGGTGAGTTAGTTATTTCTTATGATGGTATGGCCAAAGTGTTTAAAAAACCTATTTCTGAAATTATAAAACATACCTCAACAACAAATCTTAATAAAGTTGTATATAAAATGAGGTTATTAAAATATCATAAGGAAAAGGAATTTATTGATGATAACACAAAGGCTTTTGCCATTTTGAATAACGATTTACGAACAGCTTTTAATATTCAACCAGAACCAAAAGATGAGTCCAATAAATATATTGGTTATAAACACAAAATCGATAAGTTTATTCAACATTTCATTTTAAGTGAAGAATTTAAGAAAGTTATCCCTGTTAATAATAACGATTACTTACCTGTAGAAATAAATCGAATTGGTGAAGTTACTGATGAAAGCAATGATTTAGTGTTTCAAAATGGTGTTGGTAGAAATCCCAAAATAGATTTTAAAAATTTAAAGCCTTTAAATCCTTGTCAGTTAGATAATGTGCATTTCTTCTTTATACATCATACAAGTTATGCTAAAGAAGTAGAAGCATTGCAAAAATTATTGGAAGATGGTACAAGTTGGTATAAAGGTTTAAATATTTATGCAGGTGTTTTAGCACATTTCGATAATAATGTCAATATAGTATTTGATGATTTAGAAAATCCATTACCTCAAATAGCAAAGGGTATAAAAGATTTTAAATCAGACCCTAATATTAATTATGTTGCTATTTATTTAAGTCCTTTTAACAAGCACGAACCCAATCTTGAAAAAAAGTTAGTGTATTATAAGGTTAAAGAACAGCTTTTATATAAAAGAATTATATCTCAAGTAATAGAGTTTGATAGATTTAGAAGAAATCAACATAAGTTCATATATGATTTAACAAACATTTCATTAGCCTTATTAGCAAAATTAGATGGTACACCTTGGCAACTAAATGTTAAACCTAAAAATGAATTAGTTATAGGTGTAGGTGCATTTAAAAATACCGAAGAAAACATACGATATGTAGCTAGTGCATTCAGTTTTAAAAATAATGGAAGGTTTAATGAATTTCATTATTTCAGTAAATCAGATACAAAGGGATTAGCAGGAGCAATTAGTGAAGCTATATGGCAATATGTTCCAACGAACAAAACACCTGAAAAAATAGTTATTCACTTTTATAAGGATATGAAGGATGAGGAAATACAACCTGTTTTAGAAATGATGGATAAACTTAAATTGCCTTGTCCTCTATTTGTTCTAAATATCAATAAAACAAAATCAGAAGATATAATTGCTTTTGACCAAAATTGGAATGGCGTGTTAATTCCAATGAGTGGTACATATATAAATATTGGTCCCAAAGGAGTATATAAATATTTACTCTTTAATAATTTGAGGTATTACAATACTGTAAAATATCCAAGTAATTCAAGTTACTCATTTCCAATAAAACTTAAAATATCAAGCCCAACACCAGAGGCTTTAAATGATAGTAAAATGATTAGAAAGCTAATAGAGCAAGTGTATCAATTTAGTAGACTGTATTGGAAGTCATTAAGACAACAAAATGTACCTATAACTATAAAATACCCTGAAATGGTGGCAGAAATAGCACCTCGTTTTAATAGCAAGGAAATACCACCTTTCGGTCAAGAAACCTTATGGTTTTTATAA
- a CDS encoding helix-turn-helix domain-containing protein — MDEILERLKIIEQHVLDRNIIVKNVLSFNEACKFLELSQSHLYKLTSTGAIPHYKPNGKKIYFQRQELDQWLLRNRMDSQDEIEQQAADYLIKKGKVKL, encoded by the coding sequence ATGGACGAAATATTAGAACGTCTCAAAATTATCGAACAGCACGTTTTAGACAGAAACATTATTGTAAAAAACGTATTGAGTTTTAACGAAGCGTGTAAGTTTTTGGAATTATCACAATCCCATTTATATAAACTTACAAGTACGGGAGCCATTCCACATTATAAACCGAATGGAAAAAAAATCTATTTCCAACGTCAGGAGTTAGACCAATGGTTACTGCGTAACCGTATGGATTCCCAAGATGAAATCGAACAGCAAGCTGCCGATTACCTAATCAAAAAAGGAAAGGTAAAGTTATGA
- a CDS encoding helix-turn-helix domain-containing protein, producing the protein MPISVGEDTGEMMHHNAPRCTITLHKAPFMSSNLFIPKTCKHCGNAFTARTTVTKYCGDTCAKRAYKARKRKEKIQATLTEDIQQQKEIVEVHNSNAVNNKDFLSVTEASQLIGVSRWTIQRMIQQGRLKAVPFGRKRIVARWQIENLFN; encoded by the coding sequence TTGCCCATTTCTGTTGGCGAAGATACTGGCGAAATGATGCACCATAACGCACCACGTTGCACCATTACGCTACATAAAGCACCATTTATGAGCAGTAATTTATTCATTCCTAAAACTTGTAAGCATTGCGGTAATGCTTTTACAGCACGTACAACAGTTACTAAATACTGTGGTGATACTTGTGCAAAAAGAGCCTATAAAGCACGCAAGCGCAAAGAAAAAATTCAAGCTACTCTTACTGAAGATATACAACAACAAAAAGAAATTGTTGAGGTTCACAATTCTAATGCTGTAAATAACAAAGATTTTTTAAGTGTTACAGAAGCCTCACAACTTATTGGCGTGAGTAGATGGACCATTCAAAGAATGATACAACAAGGACGTTTAAAAGCAGTTCCTTTTGGTAGAAAGCGTATTGTGGCCAGATGGCAAATAGAAAACCTCTTTAATTAA